One stretch of Falco naumanni isolate bFalNau1 chromosome 7, bFalNau1.pat, whole genome shotgun sequence DNA includes these proteins:
- the LOC121091254 gene encoding uncharacterized protein LOC121091254 isoform X1 gives MRRKCCVPSCIHLSSRWEVTCCSTLRVARLPLEGRVDAQEMKDSVKIPGYIERLAHKYMQKCVVESSTESESESSVEVVPSPLAGGLKKARDRRGLEFLDPYDGDSEDASIHSDCSLNSLNSRKVAPWVNSTPGAVALEDADTSEDGESTPKPPDWLCPETSVSKIQAVNDCTAPLELPSQEKDFPIGLLQSSELPRAPEAGTPMWLTPDCSSLTGINPSPSADLLASPSDSAPRSILAADCDGTMAKQPLIKRKQGIPIPEAASEKLRRKKLRAT, from the exons ATGCGCAGAAAGTGTTGTGTGCCCAGCTGCATCCATCTGTCCAGCAGATGGGAGgtcacctgctgcagcactctGCGAGTAGCCCGGCTGCCTctggaggggaggg TAGATGCTCAGGAGATGAAGGATTCTGTTAAAATCCCAGGCTACATAGAAAGACTGGCACATAAATAcatg cagAAGTGCGTGGTGGAGTCAAGCACAGAGTCCGAGTCTGAATCCAGCGTGGAG GTTGTGCCTAGCCCACTTGCTGGAGGACTCAAGAAAGCAAGGGACCGCAGGGGACTGGAA tttttagaTCCTTATGATGGTGATTCAGAAGATGCATCCATTCATTCCGACTGTAGCTTGAATTCCTTAAATAGCAGAAAAGTCGCACCATGGGTGAACAGTACCCCAGGAGCAGTGGCTTTGGAGGATGCCGATACTTCAGAAGATGGAGAGTCCACCCCGAAACCTCCAGACTGGCTCTGCCCAGAAACAAGTGTCAGCAAAATTCAGGCAGTAAACGACTGTACAGCACCCCTGGAACTCCCTAGCCAAGAGAAGGATTTCCCCATAGGCCTGTTGCAATCATCTGAACTGCCTAGAGCCCCAGAAGCAGGTACCCCCATGTGGCTGACACCTGACTGCTCCTCACTGACCGGTATTAACCCTTCACCCTCCGCAGATCTCCTTGCAAGCCCAAGTGACAGTGCTCCACGATCCATACTAGCAGCTGACTGCGATGGCACAATGGCCAAACAGCCcctaattaaaagaaaacaagggatTCCCATTCCAGAGGCTGCTAGTGAAAAactaagaagaaagaaactccGTGCAACTTAA
- the LOC121091254 gene encoding uncharacterized protein LOC121091254 isoform X2, producing the protein MRRKCCVPSCIHLSSRWEVTCCSTLRVARLPLEGRVDAQEMKDSVKIPGYIERLAHKYMKCVVESSTESESESSVEVVPSPLAGGLKKARDRRGLEFLDPYDGDSEDASIHSDCSLNSLNSRKVAPWVNSTPGAVALEDADTSEDGESTPKPPDWLCPETSVSKIQAVNDCTAPLELPSQEKDFPIGLLQSSELPRAPEAGTPMWLTPDCSSLTGINPSPSADLLASPSDSAPRSILAADCDGTMAKQPLIKRKQGIPIPEAASEKLRRKKLRAT; encoded by the exons ATGCGCAGAAAGTGTTGTGTGCCCAGCTGCATCCATCTGTCCAGCAGATGGGAGgtcacctgctgcagcactctGCGAGTAGCCCGGCTGCCTctggaggggaggg TAGATGCTCAGGAGATGAAGGATTCTGTTAAAATCCCAGGCTACATAGAAAGACTGGCACATAAATAcatg AAGTGCGTGGTGGAGTCAAGCACAGAGTCCGAGTCTGAATCCAGCGTGGAG GTTGTGCCTAGCCCACTTGCTGGAGGACTCAAGAAAGCAAGGGACCGCAGGGGACTGGAA tttttagaTCCTTATGATGGTGATTCAGAAGATGCATCCATTCATTCCGACTGTAGCTTGAATTCCTTAAATAGCAGAAAAGTCGCACCATGGGTGAACAGTACCCCAGGAGCAGTGGCTTTGGAGGATGCCGATACTTCAGAAGATGGAGAGTCCACCCCGAAACCTCCAGACTGGCTCTGCCCAGAAACAAGTGTCAGCAAAATTCAGGCAGTAAACGACTGTACAGCACCCCTGGAACTCCCTAGCCAAGAGAAGGATTTCCCCATAGGCCTGTTGCAATCATCTGAACTGCCTAGAGCCCCAGAAGCAGGTACCCCCATGTGGCTGACACCTGACTGCTCCTCACTGACCGGTATTAACCCTTCACCCTCCGCAGATCTCCTTGCAAGCCCAAGTGACAGTGCTCCACGATCCATACTAGCAGCTGACTGCGATGGCACAATGGCCAAACAGCCcctaattaaaagaaaacaagggatTCCCATTCCAGAGGCTGCTAGTGAAAAactaagaagaaagaaactccGTGCAACTTAA